The genomic region CGCTACAGCCTGTTTAGTGCGGCTGTAGTTGTGTCCGAGGAGGAGCAGCCCGACCGCGCTGAACTCGACCAGCAAGCCCCCCTGCGACACCTGCCACGCATCAGTGAGGGGCAGATACCCGGCGGCCCCGGCCTGCCGCCACCTTCGCAGCCGTTTCTAAAAGACATGGAGCCAGACTTGCCCACCATTGACCGGGCAATATCACCCAAATTTGACCAGCAGGAACAGGGGTGAAAAAGGTGGACAAACTTTCCATACGCGAGGCGGTAAAACACTTCGATGTTTCCCGGCCAACCCTGCAAAAAGCCCTTAAATCTGGCAAGATTTCAGGTGTTCAGGATGGACAAGGAACATGGACAATAGACCCCTCAGAGATGGCAAGGATTTACCAGCCAAGGCAAGTTGAGGTGGTAAAGGATGATGGCAAAGAACATGGAAACT from Paracoccus methylovorus harbors:
- a CDS encoding helix-turn-helix domain-containing protein is translated as MKKVDKLSIREAVKHFDVSRPTLQKALKSGKISGVQDGQGTWTIDPSEMARIYQPRQVEVVKDDGKEHGNLSTKNTPLHGQVEALKERLADAEKRVAIAEALAEERGKHIEDLRRMLPAPEASQSRRRWWPF